A stretch of Kaistella flava (ex Peng et al. 2021) DNA encodes these proteins:
- the aroB gene encoding 3-dehydroquinate synthase, which translates to MISILDEHFSQLNNFIKDLNPTQLLILVDENTHEHCLPTLLGNLETEIPFEIIEIEAGEELKTLETAAQLWEILTEFETDRKALMINLGGGVITDMGGFIASTYKRGISFTNIPTSLLGMCDASIGGKTGIDHQFLKNIIGTFAHPEQIFVFPEFLYTLPFEELRSGFAEMLKHGLITDEKHWNDLISIKELTPENIFPFIERSMKIKQNVVEQDFTEQNIRKTLNFGHTIGHALESLFLLKGKPIMHGEAVALGMICETRISFLQDLISEETANDIVFNIRKFYPQLNISEFSLEEIVNLMKNDKKNSAGNINFSLLTGIGSSTFNCSVSLENIKNSLLYYQNLP; encoded by the coding sequence ATGATTTCAATATTAGATGAGCACTTCTCGCAACTCAACAATTTTATAAAAGATTTAAACCCAACTCAACTTTTAATTTTAGTTGATGAAAACACTCACGAACATTGTCTTCCCACGCTTCTAGGGAATTTAGAAACCGAGATCCCTTTTGAAATCATCGAAATTGAAGCCGGCGAAGAATTGAAAACTTTGGAAACGGCGGCGCAACTTTGGGAAATCTTAACCGAATTTGAAACCGACCGAAAAGCCTTAATGATTAATTTGGGTGGCGGCGTCATCACTGATATGGGCGGATTTATCGCGTCGACTTACAAAAGAGGAATTTCGTTCACTAATATTCCGACGAGTCTTTTAGGAATGTGTGATGCTTCTATTGGAGGTAAAACGGGAATTGATCATCAATTTTTAAAGAACATTATTGGGACTTTTGCCCATCCGGAACAGATTTTTGTATTTCCTGAATTCTTGTATACTTTACCTTTTGAGGAATTAAGAAGTGGATTTGCCGAAATGTTGAAACACGGTTTAATTACGGATGAAAAGCATTGGAATGATTTAATTTCCATTAAAGAATTAACACCAGAAAACATTTTCCCTTTCATCGAAAGATCGATGAAGATTAAACAAAATGTCGTTGAACAAGATTTTACGGAACAAAACATTCGTAAAACTTTGAATTTTGGTCATACGATTGGTCATGCTTTAGAAAGTTTATTTCTATTAAAAGGAAAACCAATTATGCATGGTGAAGCCGTTGCGTTGGGAATGATTTGCGAAACGAGAATTTCATTTTTGCAGGATTTAATTTCAGAAGAAACTGCAAATGACATTGTTTTCAACATTCGAAAGTTTTACCCTCAATTAAATATTAGCGAGTTTTCATTAGAGGAAATCGTCAATTTAATGAAGAACGACAAAAAGAACTCTGCGGGGAATATTAATTTCTCTTTATTAACCGGAATAGGAAGTTCAACTTTTAATTGTTCTGTTAGTCTTGAGAACATTAAAAACTCATTGCTATATTATCAAAATTTACCGTAA
- the purF gene encoding amidophosphoribosyltransferase, with the protein MKDLQQHREDYLNQFKENTYGRNLLKTDDPFDAPSEECGIFGLYSDNDVDTFSMSQFGLFALQHRGQEACGISVMKQGKIFNIKDEGLVLDVFKEIREPETFMGNSAIGHTRYTTAGDKKKYNFQPFFAKNEYDQTILTIAHNGNLTNAAELKRELEAEGVVFRATSDSEVILRLIQKHLDLGLRAAIKTTMEKIQGAYSVVGMTRNKFFAFRDFHGIRPLVLGAIDEKTYVVASESVALDAVGAQYVRDILPGEIIYTNENETGLQSFMAKENCEKRTCAFEYIYFARPDSIMEGLNVHEIREKSGMKIWEQAPVEADIVIGVPDSGVPAAIGFSIASGIPFRPVLIKNRYIGRSFIVPTQEMRERIVNLKLNPIISEIKGKRVVIIDDSIVRGTTSKRLVKILKDAGVKEIHFRSVSPPIIAPCYLGIDTPTKDDLISANMSVEELRQYLGVDSLEFLSMDNLKNILGSSNHCFGCFTEEYPVPAGPNPDFKDE; encoded by the coding sequence ATGAAAGATTTACAACAACACAGAGAAGATTATTTAAACCAGTTTAAGGAAAATACGTACGGTCGAAATCTTCTCAAAACAGATGATCCGTTTGATGCGCCTTCTGAGGAATGTGGGATTTTCGGACTCTATTCTGATAACGATGTCGATACGTTTTCGATGTCGCAATTTGGACTTTTTGCTTTGCAGCATCGTGGTCAGGAAGCCTGTGGGATTTCTGTAATGAAACAGGGTAAAATCTTTAATATTAAAGATGAAGGTTTGGTACTCGATGTTTTCAAAGAAATCCGGGAGCCAGAAACCTTTATGGGAAATTCTGCGATTGGACACACAAGATATACGACGGCTGGCGATAAGAAGAAATATAATTTTCAGCCATTTTTTGCCAAGAATGAATATGATCAAACGATTCTTACAATCGCACACAACGGAAATTTAACCAATGCTGCAGAATTAAAAAGAGAATTGGAAGCAGAAGGAGTAGTTTTTAGAGCAACTTCTGACTCTGAAGTGATTCTGAGATTAATTCAAAAGCATTTGGATTTAGGTTTGCGTGCGGCGATTAAAACCACCATGGAAAAAATTCAAGGTGCTTATTCTGTAGTTGGAATGACCAGAAATAAGTTCTTTGCCTTCCGTGATTTTCATGGGATTCGTCCGTTGGTTTTAGGAGCGATTGATGAGAAGACTTATGTTGTGGCTTCAGAATCTGTAGCGTTGGACGCTGTTGGAGCACAATACGTTCGTGATATTTTACCTGGAGAAATTATTTATACCAATGAAAATGAAACTGGTTTACAAAGTTTCATGGCCAAAGAAAACTGCGAGAAAAGAACTTGCGCTTTCGAATATATTTATTTCGCCAGACCAGATTCCATTATGGAAGGACTTAATGTTCACGAAATTCGGGAGAAATCTGGAATGAAAATTTGGGAGCAAGCGCCTGTAGAAGCAGATATCGTCATCGGAGTTCCTGATTCTGGAGTTCCGGCTGCAATTGGTTTTTCGATTGCTTCTGGTATTCCATTTCGTCCTGTTTTAATTAAGAACAGATATATTGGTAGAAGTTTCATCGTTCCGACTCAGGAAATGCGGGAGCGAATTGTGAATCTTAAATTGAATCCAATTATTTCTGAAATTAAAGGAAAGAGAGTAGTGATCATCGATGATTCTATTGTTCGTGGTACCACTTCTAAACGTTTGGTGAAAATTCTAAAAGATGCAGGAGTTAAGGAAATTCACTTCAGAAGTGTTTCTCCGCCCATTATTGCGCCGTGTTATCTAGGAATTGATACACCAACAAAAGACGATTTGATTTCTGCGAATATGAGTGTTGAAGAACTTAGACAATACTTGGGAGTTGATTCTCTGGAGTTTTTAAGTATGGATAATCTTAAAAATATTCTCGGAAGTTCAAACCATTGCTTTGGTTGCTTTACGGAAGAGTATCCCGTTCCGGCAGGACCAAATCCTGATTTTAAAGATGAATAA
- a CDS encoding porin family protein, which produces MKKLVLGAAIAVSSLSFAQQFGIKAGMNVSSLSSDASLSDQKSKIGFNAGLFMNAPLATNFSIQPEIMYSQMGDKGTATVLGTEYSSARNLDYVTVPVMFQYNATPSFYLEAGPEFGLLVSAKNKLKNESTGNTVSESSNYKDDLNGFNFGLGLGAGYYFTPNVGLTARYVAGLTDIAKDRPSGSDAVRNNLFQVGLAYKF; this is translated from the coding sequence ATGAAAAAGTTAGTATTAGGTGCAGCAATCGCAGTAAGTTCATTGTCATTCGCACAACAATTCGGGATCAAAGCAGGAATGAATGTATCTTCTTTATCAAGTGATGCATCATTAAGCGACCAAAAATCGAAAATCGGTTTCAATGCAGGTTTATTTATGAACGCTCCATTAGCAACAAACTTCAGTATTCAACCAGAAATTATGTATTCTCAAATGGGTGATAAAGGTACTGCAACAGTTCTTGGTACAGAATATTCTTCTGCAAGAAACCTAGATTACGTTACCGTACCAGTTATGTTCCAATATAACGCTACACCTTCATTTTATTTAGAAGCAGGTCCAGAATTCGGACTATTGGTAAGTGCTAAAAACAAATTGAAAAATGAATCAACTGGTAATACCGTTTCTGAAAGTTCAAATTACAAAGACGATTTAAACGGATTTAACTTTGGTTTAGGTTTAGGAGCAGGATATTATTTCACTCCAAATGTAGGTTTAACTGCAAGATATGTTGCTGGTTTAACTGACATCGCAAAGGACAGACCAAGTGGATCTGACGCTGTAAGAAACAACTTATTCCAAGTTGGTTTGGCTTACAAATTCTAA
- a CDS encoding DUF3307 domain-containing protein, whose translation MIFIPLILAHLLGDFILQPNSWVADKEKKKGGSIYLYIHILLHTVLAFVFLWNLKLWWIAVIIGLTHFLIDWAKLNFQTAKTKRTWFFIDQIAHISVIGAVSIFYFPYFRWDDFFHLRNLELITAIVFLTVPSSILIKTVISIWTPVTIEHSKIQTESLVNAGKYIGILERLLVFVFILVDHWEGVGFMIAAKSVFRFSDLAEAKQRKLTEYVLIGTLLSFGIAVLTGILVKI comes from the coding sequence ATGATTTTTATTCCTCTCATATTGGCACATTTATTAGGAGATTTTATTCTTCAGCCTAATTCTTGGGTGGCCGATAAAGAGAAGAAAAAGGGCGGGAGTATCTATTTATACATTCATATTTTGTTGCATACGGTGCTTGCATTCGTGTTTTTATGGAATTTGAAATTGTGGTGGATTGCTGTAATTATCGGACTTACTCATTTTTTAATCGATTGGGCAAAACTGAATTTTCAAACTGCAAAGACCAAAAGAACTTGGTTTTTTATCGATCAAATCGCGCATATTTCAGTGATTGGAGCAGTATCGATTTTCTATTTTCCCTATTTCAGATGGGACGATTTCTTTCATCTTCGAAATTTAGAATTGATCACCGCAATCGTTTTTTTAACGGTTCCATCTTCAATACTAATAAAAACAGTTATTTCAATCTGGACGCCGGTTACCATTGAACACAGTAAAATACAAACAGAATCTCTCGTCAATGCTGGAAAGTATATTGGAATTTTAGAAAGACTTTTAGTCTTCGTTTTTATTTTGGTTGATCATTGGGAAGGAGTAGGATTTATGATTGCCGCAAAATCGGTTTTCAGATTTAGTGATCTAGCAGAAGCAAAACAAAGGAAACTTACAGAGTATGTCTTAATAGGAACTTTGCTAAGTTTTGGCATCGCAGTTCTTACGGGGATTTTAGTGAAAATTTAA
- the purC gene encoding phosphoribosylaminoimidazolesuccinocarboxamide synthase, giving the protein MTKGAMLYEGKAKQVFETDNPNEVIVRFKDDATAFNAQKKGNFDLKGEMNNAITTLIFEYLNTKGIPTHFIKKLDEREQLVKRVHIIPLEMVVRNYVAGSMAQRLGVEEGIKSPVTIFDLCYKRDDLGDPLINDHHAVFLGAATYEELDEMYELTSDINDILIDLFDKMNIILVDFKIELGKDSEGKIILADEISPDTCRLWDKDTMMKLDKDRFRRDLGGVTEAYVEIYERLKKVLQK; this is encoded by the coding sequence ATGACAAAAGGAGCAATGCTTTATGAAGGAAAGGCAAAGCAAGTTTTCGAAACTGATAATCCCAATGAAGTGATTGTCCGTTTTAAAGATGACGCAACCGCTTTCAATGCACAAAAAAAAGGAAATTTCGATTTAAAAGGGGAAATGAATAATGCCATTACCACCTTGATTTTCGAATATTTGAACACTAAAGGAATTCCAACGCACTTCATCAAAAAGTTAGACGAAAGAGAACAATTGGTGAAAAGAGTACACATCATTCCATTGGAAATGGTGGTTCGTAATTACGTTGCTGGTAGTATGGCGCAAAGATTAGGAGTGGAAGAAGGAATTAAATCTCCCGTTACTATTTTTGATCTATGTTATAAAAGAGATGATCTTGGAGATCCGCTAATCAACGATCACCACGCAGTTTTTCTTGGTGCTGCAACTTACGAGGAATTGGATGAAATGTATGAATTGACTTCTGATATCAACGATATTCTAATCGATCTTTTTGATAAAATGAATATTATTTTGGTTGATTTCAAAATTGAATTGGGTAAAGATTCAGAAGGTAAAATTATCTTGGCTGATGAAATATCACCAGATACTTGCAGACTTTGGGATAAAGATACGATGATGAAACTCGACAAAGACCGTTTCAGACGTGATTTAGGTGGAGTGACCGAAGCGTATGTAGAAATTTATGAACGATTGAAAAAAGTTCTTCAAAAATAA
- a CDS encoding proline dehydrogenase family protein — protein MSIFNNTQIAFADKTDSQLKKAYWMFKAIEQPLITNVGISALNFTVKNDFPFVTNIVKQTLFEQFCGGETHEESMKVVKQMFKHHVGSIFDYAIEGKAEEKVFDDTCTEIKQNIKFAEGNPAIPFVVFKPTAFGRIEIYEEVGKKVELTTSQKEEWARVVKRFEDVCQMAFDRNVVLMVDAEDSWMQDATDDLVNVMMERFNKEKAIIWNTIQMYRTGRLEYLAKDLERAKEKNYFLGYKFVRGAYMEKERARAAEMKYPDPIQPTKQASDDNYNGAIDFVLNNLDKVSAFFGTHNEKSTELVMDKMKAMGLPHDHPQIYFGQLYGMSDNITYYLGAEKYNVCKYLPYGPVKDVVPYLTRRAQENTSVAGQTGRELGLIQKELNRRKGK, from the coding sequence ATGAGTATTTTCAATAACACCCAGATTGCCTTTGCAGACAAAACCGATTCGCAACTTAAAAAAGCGTATTGGATGTTCAAAGCCATTGAGCAGCCTTTGATTACTAATGTTGGAATTTCAGCGCTTAACTTTACGGTAAAGAATGATTTTCCCTTTGTAACCAATATCGTGAAGCAAACTTTATTCGAACAGTTTTGTGGTGGTGAAACGCATGAAGAAAGTATGAAAGTCGTGAAGCAAATGTTTAAGCATCACGTCGGGAGTATTTTCGATTACGCAATTGAAGGGAAAGCAGAAGAAAAAGTTTTTGATGATACCTGTACTGAAATCAAGCAGAACATCAAATTTGCTGAAGGAAATCCAGCGATTCCTTTTGTGGTTTTTAAACCAACCGCTTTTGGACGAATTGAAATTTATGAAGAAGTTGGTAAAAAAGTAGAATTAACTACTTCGCAAAAAGAAGAATGGGCGAGAGTTGTAAAAAGATTTGAGGACGTTTGTCAAATGGCTTTTGACCGAAATGTAGTCTTGATGGTTGATGCAGAAGATAGTTGGATGCAAGACGCAACCGATGATCTGGTCAATGTCATGATGGAAAGATTCAATAAAGAAAAAGCCATTATTTGGAATACGATTCAAATGTACAGAACTGGAAGATTGGAATATTTGGCAAAAGATCTAGAAAGAGCCAAAGAGAAAAATTATTTCCTTGGTTACAAATTCGTGCGTGGCGCTTACATGGAAAAAGAAAGAGCGCGTGCTGCAGAAATGAAATATCCAGATCCAATTCAGCCGACCAAACAAGCGTCTGATGATAATTATAACGGTGCCATTGATTTTGTCTTAAATAACTTAGATAAAGTTTCTGCCTTTTTCGGAACACACAATGAGAAATCGACAGAACTTGTGATGGATAAAATGAAAGCGATGGGCTTGCCTCACGATCATCCACAAATTTATTTCGGACAGTTATACGGAATGAGTGACAATATCACTTATTATTTAGGTGCTGAAAAATATAATGTTTGCAAATATCTTCCGTACGGACCAGTGAAAGATGTTGTTCCATATTTGACGAGAAGAGCGCAGGAAAATACTTCTGTAGCCGGACAAACAGGACGTGAACTAGGTTTGATTCAAAAAGAATTAAACAGAAGAAAAGGAAAATAA